One stretch of Glycine soja cultivar W05 chromosome 7, ASM419377v2, whole genome shotgun sequence DNA includes these proteins:
- the LOC114417920 gene encoding disease resistance protein RPP2B-like: MGGIGKSTIAKFLFAKLFIQYDNVCFVDSSKEYSLDKLFSALLKEEVSTSTVVGSTFDMRRLSNKKVLIVLDGMCNVDNQGRYRLDLLEYLCKEFGDLHHESRLIITTRDKQLLVGKVECIYKVKKLKSPESLELFCLEAFKRKHPHKGYESLSESAVKYADGVPLALKVLGSYLHTKNINFWKCTLEKLSEYPNEKIQNVLKESYTGLDDLEKNIFLDIAFFFKEKKKDHVIRILDACDFAATSGIEVLEDKALITVSNSNIIQMHDLMQKMGLEIVREECKGDPGQRTRLKDKEAREVIEKNKGTDAIQGITLDLSEIKDLLLHADTFKKNEKLEISEIQ; the protein is encoded by the exons ATGGGGGGAATTGGTAAGTCAACCATTGCTAAATTCTTGTTTGCCAAACTCTTCATCCAATACGATAATGTCTGCTTCGTGGACAGTTCAAAAGAATATTCACTCGATAAGCTTTTCTCTGCGCTATTGAAGGAGGAAGTTTCCACATCAACGGTTGTAGGATCCACATTTGATATGAGGAGACTCAGTAATAAAAAGGTTTTGATTGTACTTGATGGTATGTGTAACGTCGACAATCAGGGGCGTTATCGTTTAGACTTATTGGAGTATTTATGTAAAGAGTTTGGTGACCTACATCACGAAAGCAGACTCATCATAACAACAAGAGATAAGCAATTGCTTGTCGGAAAAGTTGAATGTATATACAAGGTTAAGAAATTGAAAAGTCCAGAATCTCTAGAGCTTTTTTGCTTAGAAGCCTTCAAGAGAAAGCATCCCCACAAGGGTTATGAGAGTCTCTCAGAAAGTGCAGTTAAATATGCTGATGGGGTTCCATTAGCTCTTAAAGTTCTGGGTTCATATCTTCatacaaaaaatatcaatttttggaAATGTACTTTAGAGAAACTCAGCGAGTATCCTAACGAGAAGATTCAGAACGTGTTAAAAGAGAGCTATACTGGATTAGATGATCTAGAAAAGAATATATTTCTAgacattgcattttttttcaaagaaaaaaagaaagatcatGTCATAAGGATATTAGATGCCTGTGATTTTGCGGCAACTAGTGGAATAGAAGTTCTTGAAGACAAAGCTTTGATAACTGTTTCAAATAGCAATATAATACAAATGCACGACTTGATGCAAAAAATGGGTCTGGAGATAGTACGTGAAGAATGTAAAGGAGATCCTGGACAGCGTACTCGATTGAAGGATAAGGAAGCTCGTGAAGTGATTGAAAAAAACAAG GGAACTGATGCAATTCAAGGCATAACATTAGATTTGTCTGAAATTAAAGATTTACTTTTGCATGCTGACACattcaaaaaaaatgaaaaacttgagATTTCTGAAATTCAATAA